A single genomic interval of Lathyrus oleraceus cultivar Zhongwan6 chromosome 7, CAAS_Psat_ZW6_1.0, whole genome shotgun sequence harbors:
- the LOC127102699 gene encoding uncharacterized protein LOC127102699, translated as MLAQDPLEEVDLGEGVIKRPTYISANIHPQLKIEVVQLLREFKDCFAWDYDEMPGLSRELVKLKLPVKPGKKPVKQNPRQFVPAILLKIKEEVERLLHCNFIRTARYVEWLVNIVPVLKKNGYEYLSMLDGYSGYNQIFIAEEDVPKIAFRCPGALGTYEWDGDFLGFVVHKKGIEINQNKTKAIMEVKGPSTKKGLQSLLGKINFLRRFISNLSGKTQAFSPLLRLNNEVFEWGQTQQEAFDKIKAYLSHPSILTPPCRNKSMRLYISVSDKTLGSMLAQEDDNGVKIAIYYLSRVLNDVETSRIGKRALALTGLYLTCMPLRAVKGQVVTDFIVDHSIDANALNYVELRPRKLYFNGSSQKDGTGIGVVIISPNKILTKFQYKVEGTCSNNEAEYEALITGLEMLMELGATRVEIMGDLDLVIKQIIKEYRCVKENLIMYFIITSRLLKNFEMVYIRHIPRIENKVANDLTQIASGYKILKEKLHKVVEVRGKFVETILTQLDLENTKLGYADEGNFEILAIDNLADEDWKRPIVVYLQNPTTSTD; from the exons ATGCTAGCTCAGGATCCCCTTGAAGAAGTGGACTTGGGAGAGGGGGTAATAAAAAGGCCGACTTACATCAGTGCCAACATTCATCCTCAACTCAAGATTGAAGTGGTCCAGTTGCTGAGAGAGTTTAAAGACTGTTTCGCATGGGACTATgacgaaatgcctggtttaagcAGGGAGCTGGTCAAATTGAAACTGCCGGTCAAGCCTGGAAAGAAGCCTGTGAAGCAGAACCCAAGACAATTTGTTCCAGCAATACTGctgaagatcaaagaggaggttgAAAGGCTTCTCCATTGTAATTTCATTCGCACGgccaggtatgtcgaatggttagtTAACATTGTGCCAGTTCTAAAGAAGAATG GCTATGAATATTTAAGTATGCTTGATGGGTATTCTGGgtataatcaaatatttattgCCGAAGAGGATGTCCCAAAAATAGCATTTCGTTGCCCCGGAGCCTTAGGCACCTACGAATGG GATGGGGATTTTCTAGGTTTCGTCGTCCACAAaaaggggatcgaaataaaccagaataagaccaAGGCCATCATGGAAGTGAAAGGGCCATCGACGAAGAAAGGTTTGCAGTCGCTGCTAGGCAAGATCAATTTCCTAAGGAGGTtcatctcaaaccttagtggGAAGACGCAAGCATTCTCACCTTTGCTTCGACTCAACAATGAAGTGTTTGAATGGGGGCAGACTCAACAAGAAGCGTTCGATAAGATTAAAGCATACTTGAGCCATCCATCAATCTTAACACCACCTTGCAGAAAtaaaagtatgagattgtacatatCTGTATCTGACAAAACCTTAGGGAGCATGTTAGCCCAGGAGGATGATAATGGTGTCAAAATAGCCATTTACTACCTTAGTAGAGTTTTAAACGATGTAGAAACTAG tcgaattgggaaacGTGCATTAGCATTAACTGGACTCTATTTAACATGCATGCCATTAAGAGCTGTTAAAGGACAAGTGGTAACGGACTTCATAGTCGATCACTCCATTGACGCCAACGCATTGAACTATGTCGAATTGCGACCGCGGAAGTTGTACTTCAACGGATCTAGTCAAAAAGATGGAACGGGCATCGgggttgtaattatttctcctaataaaattcTAACAAAATTCCAGTACAAAGTAGAAGGTACTTGTTCAAATAATGAGGCTGAATACGAAGCCCTCATAACAGGACTTGAAATGTTGATGGAATTAGGGGCAACTCGAGTTGAGATAATGGGAGACTTGGATTTGGTCATAAAACAGATCATAAAGGAATATAGATGTGTTAAGGAGAATTTGATCATGTATTTCATAATCACCAGTCGACTATTAAAAAATTTCGAAATGGTTTATATTCGACATATACCGCGAATAGAAAACAAGGTAGCTAACGATTTAACTCAGATTGCATCCGGGTACAAAATTTTAAAGGAAAAGTTGCACAAAGTCGTTGAAGTCAGGGGAAAATTCGTGGAAACCATATTAACGCAATTAGATTTAGAAAACACGAAGCTAGGGTATGCTGATGAAGGAAATTTCGAAATATTGGCAATAGACAATTTGGCAGATGAAGACTGGAAAAGGCCAATAGTGGTGTATCTGCAGAATCCAACAACGTCTACTGATTGA